From Virgibacillus ihumii, the proteins below share one genomic window:
- a CDS encoding DUF1444 domain-containing protein → MKMTSIKMKKILDERLAGPAYRISYNRDKDTYRIVWKESNQGITITLPNVVAKYNERGEKAVDDLVEHVTEALKVMNEEQELTGMEKNIYPVIRATSFATKTKSGDKLVCKEHTAETRVYYALDLGKSYRLIDESMLEKEGWNQERIDEIATFNIRSLNNDYKKDTVAGNDFYFVAKQDGYDASRILNEAFLEEMKLNSKGELAIAVPHQDVLIFADIQNKTGYDVLAQMTMKFFAEGRIPITSLPFIYENKELEPIFILAKNRPTE, encoded by the coding sequence ATGAAAATGACGAGCATCAAAATGAAAAAAATACTGGATGAGCGTTTGGCAGGACCCGCTTACAGAATATCCTACAACAGGGATAAAGACACATACCGCATAGTCTGGAAAGAATCCAATCAGGGAATAACGATTACACTTCCAAACGTAGTTGCCAAGTACAACGAGCGCGGTGAAAAGGCTGTTGATGATCTGGTTGAACACGTAACGGAAGCTTTAAAGGTTATGAATGAGGAACAGGAATTAACCGGCATGGAGAAAAATATCTATCCGGTTATACGGGCGACCTCATTTGCAACAAAGACAAAGTCAGGCGATAAGCTTGTATGTAAAGAGCATACGGCTGAAACACGAGTATATTATGCATTGGATCTCGGGAAATCATATCGGCTGATTGACGAATCAATGCTTGAAAAAGAGGGCTGGAATCAGGAACGGATTGATGAAATTGCCACATTTAATATTCGTTCACTGAACAATGATTATAAGAAAGATACAGTCGCGGGTAATGATTTTTATTTTGTGGCAAAACAGGACGGTTACGATGCGAGCAGAATTTTAAATGAAGCATTCCTCGAAGAAATGAAATTAAACAGTAAAGGGGAACTGGCTATTGCTGTACCGCATCAGGATGTGCTTATTTTTGCAGATATTCAAAATAAGACAGGATATGATGTACTGGCACAGATGACGATGAAATTTTTTGCGGAGGGAAGAATTCCGATAACGTCGCTGCCGTTCATTTATGAAAATAAAGAATTGGAGCCGATATTTATTCTTGCCAAAAATCGGCCAACAGAATAA
- the ytpR gene encoding YtpR family tRNA-binding protein, translated as MDIFYNPDGIGDVLILPLDDADCYEVKHENIGDITKITKEDGTVVGYNLFRASTNIDLSGKGKIALTEDLLNQLKDVFQKQGVQDSLDIDLSPKFVVGFVKTKNPHENADKLSVCQVDAGDELLQIVCGAPNVDAGQKVVVAKPGATMPSGMKIKPTELRGVPSNGMICSQKELGLPDAPKEKGIYVLDDSYRTGEPFEF; from the coding sequence ATGGACATTTTTTATAATCCTGATGGAATCGGCGATGTGCTGATTCTTCCACTGGATGATGCTGATTGTTATGAGGTTAAGCATGAAAACATTGGTGATATCACCAAAATCACAAAAGAAGACGGTACTGTAGTCGGGTATAATCTTTTCCGTGCTTCCACCAATATTGATCTGTCCGGGAAAGGTAAAATAGCTCTGACTGAAGATTTGCTTAACCAGTTGAAAGATGTTTTTCAAAAACAAGGGGTACAGGATTCGCTGGATATTGATTTGAGCCCAAAATTTGTTGTGGGCTTTGTTAAAACAAAAAATCCGCATGAAAATGCTGATAAATTAAGTGTCTGCCAGGTTGACGCAGGTGACGAATTACTGCAGATTGTCTGTGGCGCTCCTAATGTTGATGCAGGTCAAAAAGTTGTGGTGGCCAAGCCAGGTGCTACAATGCCAAGCGGAATGAAAATAAAACCGACAGAACTTCGCGGGGTTCCTTCGAATGGTATGATATGTTCACAGAAGGAACTTGGGCTGCCTGATGCACCAAAGGAAAAAGGGATTTATGTCCTTGATGACTCCTATCGGACGGGCGAGCCGTTTGAATTCTAA
- a CDS encoding DNA translocase FtsK, which produces MWDQFKKKINNFLFVETEETEQTEVKPRRKIEHRSDNIQAKMKYQYPEKKSFRFPVIPDQPKEEKTSDIPAYARKKKRRSVPETHEQNTPHKQRDKEQDDFYSKKPFEPTPVPSPIYGFQERRKEKETENVPAYQRKHRVGEIIEETAETEAAATNTYADERVQSDQENNVNSEQKQAVTEKLKQESVQEPVQEFVQEPVQESAPKLDAKPDGDPVPASKHNANSKQKTKKRFDRKKKNKKDGDQKPLPFNVMMSANDKRRHRERKPKFETNVSPAPSVPEKKYPSIPYHLLNDPVAKTEKDQLWMQEMKDLLEKTLKHFNVRAKVVNTTQGPSVTRFEVQPEMGVKVSKVKNLSDDLKLNMAAKDIRIEAPIPGKNTIGIEIPNRKPQIVGLQEIFESDVFQHDTSPLSVGLGLSIEGSPMITNIQKMPHGLIAGATGSGKSVCINTILISMLYKASHNDVKFLLIDPKMVELAPYNGIPHLISPVITDVKAATAALKWAVKEMEERYDKFVTEGVRDVERYNQKMARQNRMDEKLPFMVIVIDELADLMMVSPQDVEDAICRIAQKARACGIHLLLATQRPSVDVITGLIKANIPTRIAFSVSSQVDSRTIMDTSGAEKLLGKGDMLFVENGAGKSIRLQGAFVSDEEIERITDYARTIAEPEYAFEQEQLLEQISHDDHEDELLQEAIEFVVSQNSASTSLLQRHFKIGYNRAARLMDDMENRGIIAQQNGSKPRDVLISEAQIET; this is translated from the coding sequence ATGTGGGATCAATTTAAAAAGAAAATCAACAACTTTCTTTTTGTTGAAACTGAAGAAACAGAACAGACGGAAGTGAAACCAAGACGAAAAATAGAGCATAGAAGTGACAATATCCAAGCGAAAATGAAGTATCAGTATCCTGAAAAAAAATCATTCCGTTTTCCTGTTATTCCGGATCAGCCGAAAGAGGAAAAAACATCAGACATTCCTGCATATGCCCGAAAAAAGAAACGACGATCTGTTCCGGAAACTCACGAGCAAAACACGCCCCATAAACAGCGGGACAAAGAACAGGATGATTTTTATTCCAAAAAGCCATTTGAGCCGACACCGGTGCCGTCACCGATTTATGGTTTTCAGGAGCGCAGGAAAGAAAAAGAGACGGAGAATGTACCTGCTTATCAACGTAAACATCGGGTGGGAGAAATCATCGAGGAAACCGCTGAGACTGAAGCTGCTGCAACGAATACATATGCGGATGAACGGGTGCAATCCGATCAGGAAAACAATGTAAATTCTGAACAAAAACAGGCTGTCACAGAAAAACTGAAACAGGAATCTGTCCAGGAACCGGTTCAAGAATTTGTACAGGAGCCAGTTCAGGAATCGGCACCAAAGTTAGATGCAAAACCGGACGGAGATCCAGTCCCGGCCTCAAAACATAACGCTAATTCGAAACAGAAAACGAAAAAGCGGTTTGATAGAAAGAAGAAGAATAAAAAAGACGGTGACCAGAAACCATTGCCTTTTAACGTCATGATGTCGGCAAATGATAAACGGAGACATCGTGAAAGGAAACCGAAATTTGAAACGAATGTATCACCCGCTCCTTCTGTTCCGGAAAAGAAATATCCGTCGATACCGTATCACTTATTGAACGATCCGGTAGCAAAGACAGAAAAGGACCAACTATGGATGCAGGAAATGAAAGACCTGCTGGAAAAGACATTAAAACATTTTAATGTACGGGCAAAAGTGGTGAACACAACGCAAGGTCCATCCGTGACACGCTTTGAAGTACAGCCGGAAATGGGGGTCAAGGTCAGCAAAGTAAAAAACCTGAGTGATGATTTAAAGCTGAATATGGCTGCAAAGGATATACGTATCGAAGCACCTATACCGGGAAAAAATACAATTGGCATTGAAATCCCGAATCGGAAACCGCAAATTGTCGGCTTACAGGAGATTTTCGAAAGTGATGTTTTTCAGCATGACACGTCACCACTATCAGTTGGACTGGGATTAAGCATTGAGGGAAGCCCGATGATAACAAATATCCAGAAAATGCCGCACGGTTTAATCGCAGGTGCTACAGGATCCGGAAAAAGTGTTTGTATCAATACCATTTTAATCAGTATGTTATATAAAGCCAGTCATAACGATGTGAAGTTTTTACTAATTGATCCAAAGATGGTGGAACTTGCACCTTATAATGGTATTCCCCATCTCATATCACCGGTCATTACAGATGTAAAGGCGGCAACTGCTGCATTAAAATGGGCGGTTAAAGAAATGGAAGAACGCTATGATAAATTTGTAACAGAAGGCGTAAGGGACGTGGAGCGATACAATCAAAAAATGGCAAGACAAAACCGAATGGATGAAAAGCTGCCGTTCATGGTGATCGTGATTGACGAATTGGCGGATCTTATGATGGTATCCCCACAGGATGTGGAAGATGCAATATGCCGGATCGCCCAAAAAGCGCGCGCATGCGGCATTCATCTTCTTTTGGCAACCCAGCGTCCGTCGGTTGATGTCATTACAGGACTGATTAAAGCTAATATTCCAACACGAATTGCTTTCAGTGTTTCCTCTCAGGTGGATTCCAGAACGATAATGGATACAAGCGGTGCTGAAAAATTACTCGGCAAAGGTGATATGCTGTTCGTGGAAAATGGAGCCGGCAAGAGCATCCGGCTGCAGGGCGCTTTTGTTTCTGATGAAGAAATTGAACGGATTACGGACTATGCACGGACTATTGCGGAGCCTGAGTATGCATTTGAGCAGGAACAGTTATTGGAACAGATTTCCCATGATGATCATGAAGATGAACTTCTACAGGAAGCAATTGAATTTGTAGTCAGCCAGAACAGCGCAAGTACATCTTTGCTTCAGCGTCATTTTAAAATCGGGTATAACCGTGCAGCAAGGTTGATGGATGATATGGAAAACAGGGGGATTATTGCCCAGCAGAACGGCAGCAAGCCCCGTGATGTTCTCATATCTGAAGCTCAAATTGAAACATAA
- a CDS encoding thioredoxin family protein produces MKTVASIEEWNELTTNENVIALFTAGWCPDCRVIEPVMPGIEEKYPQYTFLKVNRDQFIDLCSENEIFGIPSFLAFQEGKEIGRFVSKDRKTKEEIITFIDGLPR; encoded by the coding sequence ATGAAAACTGTAGCTTCAATAGAAGAATGGAATGAATTAACGACCAATGAAAACGTAATTGCATTATTTACTGCAGGTTGGTGTCCGGATTGCCGTGTAATTGAACCGGTAATGCCGGGAATCGAGGAAAAATATCCGCAATATACATTTTTGAAGGTTAATCGGGATCAATTCATCGATCTTTGCAGCGAAAACGAAATTTTCGGGATTCCAAGTTTTCTTGCGTTTCAGGAAGGTAAGGAAATTGGGAGGTTTGTAAGCAAAGACCGTAAAACCAAAGAAGAGATTATAACGTTTATTGATGGACTTCCACGATAG